One window of Trifolium pratense cultivar HEN17-A07 linkage group LG5, ARS_RC_1.1, whole genome shotgun sequence genomic DNA carries:
- the LOC123883294 gene encoding 2-alkenal reductase (NADP(+)-dependent)-like — protein sequence MTQVRNKQLILRDYVSGFPKESDMIIVDSTINLNLPQGSNELLLKNLYLSCDPYLRILMTKDTTSGIGALTPGSPLTGLGVSKVVESGHPDYKKDDLIWGMTKWEEYSLVPATGMFKIEHTDVPLSYYTGILGMPGMTAYAGLFEVGTPKKGENVFVSAASGAVGQLVGQFAKLTGCYVVGSAGTKEKVDLLKNKFGYDEAFNYKEEHDLNAALKRYFPEGIDIYFENVGGKTLDAVLLNMKVHGRIPVCGMISQYNLTQPEGVTNLAHIIYKRIRMEGFGVFEYYHLYTKFLEFVLPLIREGKIAYVEDIAEGLENSPAALVGLFSGQNVGKQVVVVTRE from the exons ATGACACAAGTGAGGAACAAACAACTGATTCTGAGAGATTATGTGTCTGGTTTTCCTAAAGAATCAGACATGATCATTGTTGACAGTACCATTAATCTTAACCTTCCACAAGGTTCCAATGAGTTGCTGCTAAAAAATCTGTACTTGTCTTGTGATCCTTACCTGCGGATCCTTATGACCAAGGACACTACTTCTGGAATTGGTGCTCTCACGCCTGGTTCT CCATTGACAGGACTTGGCGTATCTAAAGTTGTAGAATCTGGACATCCAGATTATAAGAAAGATGATTTAATTTGGGGTATGACTAAATGGGAAGAGTATAGCTTGGTCCCTGCAACTGGAATGTTCAAAATTGAGCACACAGATGTTCCACTTTCTTACTATACCGGAATTCTCG GTATGCCGGGGATGACTGCTTATGCAGGTTTGTTTGAAGTAGGCACTCCTAAGAAAGgagaaaatgtttttgtttcagCTGCATCTGGTGCAGTTGGTCAACTTGTCGGACAATTTGCTAAGTTAACCGGTTGTTATGTTGTTGGAAGTGCTGGAACTAAAGAAAAG GTAGATTTATTGAAGAATAAATTTGGATATGATGAAGCCTTTAACTACAAAGAAGAGCATGACCTCAATGCAGCATTGAAAAG GTATTTTCCGGAAGGCATTGACATTTACTTTGAGAATGTTGGAGGCAAGACACTTGATGCTGTACTGTTGAATATGAAAGTCCATGGTCGCATACCTGTCTGCGGAATGATTTCACAGTATAATCTTACTCAACCTGAAGGTGTCACAAATTTAGCACATATCATATATAAGCGGATTCGGATGGAAGGTTTTGGTGTATTTGAATACTATCATCTTTATACAAAATTCTTGGAGTTTGTCTTGCCTCTTATAAGAGAAGGAAAGATTGCGTATGTGGAAGACATAGCTGAAGGACTTGAGAATAGCCCAGCAGCATTGGTTGGTCTCTTCAGTGGTCAAAATGTTGGCAAACAAGTGGTTGTTGTTACTCGTGAGTGA
- the LOC123883291 gene encoding uncharacterized protein LOC123883291: MKIVATPISPQNRNSQFISLLLIFIFCFSPLPAKSIHPITDVQVRNNKLQCYTDIDSGLWGSQCKTSMIARENCALRCLSPSCYELIYESDPLEEGEKDFIRSQEYKYCMHKLSLGESLEGVKGAFGH; this comes from the exons atGAAGATAGTTGCAACACCAATTTCACCTCAAAATCGAAATTCACAATTCATATCTCTTCTCCTAATTTTCATCTTCTGTTTCTCACCACTTCCTGCCAAATCTATTCACCCAATCACT GATGTTCAAGTTAGGAATAACAAGCTTCAATGTTATACTGATATTGACag TGGATTGTGGGGTTCGCAATGCAAAACATCGATGATAGCAAGGGAGAATTGTGCTCTGCGATGCCTCTCACCATCTTGTTACGAACTCATCTACGAGAGTGATCCG CTTGAAGAGGGTGAAAAGGACTTCATTCGGAGCCAAGAATACAAATACTGTATGCATAA GTTGTCCTTGGGAGAGAGCCTAGAGGGTGTTAAGGGTGCCTTTGGCCACTAA
- the LOC123883297 gene encoding 2-alkenal reductase (NADP(+)-dependent)-like isoform X2 → MTQVRNKQVILKDYVSGFPKESDMNIADSTITLKLPQGSNELLLKNLYLSCDPYMRILMTKDTTAGLGAYIPGSPLIGYGVSKVMESGHQDYKKGDLVWGMTKWEEYSLVPATGMCKIEHTDVPLSHYTGILVGTPKKGDNVFVSAAAGAVGQLVGQFAKLTGCYVVGSAGTKEKVDLLKNKFGYDEAFNYKEEHDLNAALKRYFQEGIDIYFENVGGKTLDAVLPNMRVHGRILVCGMISQYNLIQPEGITNLAHIIYKRIQMQGFIAPDYYHFYTKFLEFILPLIREGKIVYVEDIAKGLENGPKALVGLFSGHNVGKQVVFVAHE, encoded by the exons ATGACACAAGTGAGGAACAAGCAAGTGATTCTGAAGGACTATGTTTCTGGTTTTCCTAAAGAATCAGACATGAACATTGCTGATAGTACCATTACTCTTAAGCTTCCACAAGGTTCCAATGAGTTGCTGCTAAAAAATTTGTACTTGTCATGTGATCCATACATGCGGATTCTGATGACCAAGGACACTACTGCAGGACTTGGTGCTTATATCCCTGGTTCT CCATTGATAGGATATGGTGTGTCTAAAGTTATGGAATCTGGACACCAAGATTATAAGAAAGGTGATTTAGTTTGGGGTATGACTAAATGGGAAGAGTATAGCTTGGTCCCTGCAACTGGAATGTGCAAAATTGAACACACTGATGTTCCACTTTCTCACTATACTGGAATTCTAG TAGGCACTCCAAAAAAAGGAGACAATGTTTTTGTTTCAGCTGCTGCTGGTGCAGTTGGTCAACTTGTTGGTCAATTTGCTAAACTAACAGGTTGCTATGTTGTTGGAAGTGCAGGAACTAAAGAAAAG GTGGATCTGTTGAAGAATAAATTTGGATATGATGAAGCCTTTAACTACAAAGAAGAGCATGACCTCAATGCAGCATTGAAAAG GTACTTTCAAGAAGGCATTGACATTTACTTTGAGAATGTTGGAGGCAAGACACTCGATGCTGTACTCCCGAATATGAGAGTCCATGGTCGCATACTTGTGTGTGGAATGATTTCACAGTATAATCTTATTCAACCCGAAGGTATAACAAATTTGGCACATATCATATATAAGCGGATTCAGATGCAAGGTTTTATTGCACCGGATTACTATCACTTTTATACAAAattcttggagtttattctgcCTCTAATAAGAGAAGGAAAGATTGTGTATGTAGAAGACATAGCTAAGGGACTAGAGAATGGCCCTAAAGCATTAGTTGGTCTCTTTAGTGGTCACAATGTTGGTAAACAAGTGGTTTTTGTTGCTCATGAGTGA
- the LOC123883297 gene encoding NADPH-dependent oxidoreductase 2-alkenal reductase-like isoform X4, translating to MESGHQDYKKGDLVWGMTKWEEYSLVPATGMCKIEHTDVPLSHYTGILAMIGLTAYAGFFEVGTPKKGDNVFVSAAAGAVGQLVGQFAKLTGCYVVGSAGTKEKVDLLKNKFGYDEAFNYKEEHDLNAALKRYFQEGIDIYFENVGGKTLDAVLPNMRVHGRILVCGMISQYNLIQPEGITNLAHIIYKRIQMQGFIAPDYYHFYTKFLEFILPLIREGKIVYVEDIAKGLENGPKALVGLFSGHNVGKQVVFVAHE from the exons ATGGAATCTGGACACCAAGATTATAAGAAAGGTGATTTAGTTTGGGGTATGACTAAATGGGAAGAGTATAGCTTGGTCCCTGCAACTGGAATGTGCAAAATTGAACACACTGATGTTCCACTTTCTCACTATACTGGAATTCTAG CAATGATAGGATTGACTGCTTATGCTGGTTTCTTTGAAGTAGGCACTCCAAAAAAAGGAGACAATGTTTTTGTTTCAGCTGCTGCTGGTGCAGTTGGTCAACTTGTTGGTCAATTTGCTAAACTAACAGGTTGCTATGTTGTTGGAAGTGCAGGAACTAAAGAAAAG GTGGATCTGTTGAAGAATAAATTTGGATATGATGAAGCCTTTAACTACAAAGAAGAGCATGACCTCAATGCAGCATTGAAAAG GTACTTTCAAGAAGGCATTGACATTTACTTTGAGAATGTTGGAGGCAAGACACTCGATGCTGTACTCCCGAATATGAGAGTCCATGGTCGCATACTTGTGTGTGGAATGATTTCACAGTATAATCTTATTCAACCCGAAGGTATAACAAATTTGGCACATATCATATATAAGCGGATTCAGATGCAAGGTTTTATTGCACCGGATTACTATCACTTTTATACAAAattcttggagtttattctgcCTCTAATAAGAGAAGGAAAGATTGTGTATGTAGAAGACATAGCTAAGGGACTAGAGAATGGCCCTAAAGCATTAGTTGGTCTCTTTAGTGGTCACAATGTTGGTAAACAAGTGGTTTTTGTTGCTCATGAGTGA
- the LOC123883290 gene encoding cytochrome b561 and DOMON domain-containing protein At2g04850-like, which yields MFIVYVFLLSLCCLPHIGFSSHCTTETSTKTFQKCMNLPTQQASIAWTFYPHNSTLELVFFGTFISPSGWVGWGINPTSSEMTGTRALIAFSDPNSGQIVLLPYILDPTVKLQKSPLLSRPLDIRLLSSTAAMYGGKMATIHNGAPIQIYATIKLESNKTKIHLVWNRGLYVQGYSPTIHPTTSTDLSSIATFDVLSGSFAPQHTDLTMLRVIHGTLNAISWGILLPMGAITARYFRHIQALGPAWFYAHAGIQLFAFILGTVGFAIGIRLGELSPGVEYGLHRKLGIAVFCLGALQTLALLFRPNARNKFRKYWKSYHHFVGYSCVVLGFVNVFQGFEVMGVSRSYAKLSYCLGLATLIGISIALEVNSWVLFCRKSKEEKMRREGLIGTSDKGSSGIHT from the coding sequence ATGTTTATTGTTTATGTCTTCCTCCTCTCTCTGTGTTGCCTTCCCCACATTGGTTTTTCATCTCATTGCACTACAGAAACGTCCACAAAAACCTTCCAAAAATGTATGAATCTTCCCACCCAACAAGCCTCCATAGCATGGACTTTCTACCCTCATAACTCCACCTTAGAGCTAGTCTTCTTTGGAACCTTCATTTCACCTTCCGGGTGGGTTGGATGGGGCATCAACCCCACTTCATCAGAGATGACAGGAACTCGTGCTTTAATAGCCTTTTCCGATCCAAACTCAGGCCAAATAGTGCTACTCCCTTACATCTTAGACCCCACTGTGAAGCTCCAAAAATCTCCACTACTCTCTCGACCCCTTGATATCCGTCTCCTCTCTTCTACTGCAGCTATGTATGGTGGCAAAATGGCCACCATACACAATGGTGCTCCCATCCAAATCTATGCCACAATCAAACTAGaatcaaacaaaaccaaaatccaCCTTGTTTGGAACCGAGGACTTTATGTTCAAGGCTACTCACCTACCATTCATCCAACCACGTCAACCGATCTCTCTTCCATTGCCACCTTTGATGTACTTTCAGGTTCATTTGCTCCTCAACACACAGACCTCACAATGCTGAGAGTGATTCATGGCACGTTGAATGCCATCTCATGGGGTATTCTCTTGCCAATGGGAGCGATAACTGCACGTTACTTTAGGCACATTCAAGCACTAGGTCCTGCATGGTTCTATGCTCATGCAGGAATACAATTGTTTGCTTTCATTCTTGGAACTGTGGGGTTCGCCATTGGCATTCGCCTTGGGGAACTGTCTCCTGGAGTGGAGTACGGACTCCACAGGAAGCTCGGAATTGCTGTGTTTTGTCTCGGAGCTTTGCAAACTTTGGCATTGTTGTTTAGGCCAAACGCTAGGAACAAGTTTAGGAAGTATTGGAAATCGTACCACCACTTTGTTGGGTACTCTTGTGTGGTGCTTGGGTTTGTGAATGTGTTTCAGGGGTTTGAGGTGATGGGAGTAAGCAGGTCCTATGCCAAGTTGAGTTACTGTTTGGGACTTGCTACTCTAATTGGTATTTCCATAGCTTTGGAGGTGAACTCTTGGGTTTTGTTCTGTAGGAAATCTAAGGAAGAGAAGATGAGGAGAGAGGGACTTATCGGAACTTCTGACAAAGGGAGTAGTGGCATCCACACTTGA
- the LOC123886924 gene encoding ankyrin repeat-containing protein BDA1-like: MNKNNTVQLKAAAEVGNIDFFYAVIQDDPYILECMDSIPFVETPLHVAAFKGHLKFATEIMMLKPSFALKLNQQGFSPIHLAMQNDQTMMVYRFVNLNKDLVKVRGREGMTPLHFASQIGEVDLLAEFLFLCLESIEYLTVRRETALHIAIKNQQYEAILIMTQGGVFMFEYVFLFGINYSNTYYDSKEGSRQSVCSGGLVFH; this comes from the coding sequence ATGAACAAAAATAATACGGTGCAGCTGAAAGCCGCAGCTGAAGTGGGTAATATAGATTTCTTCTATGCAGTAATTCAGGACGATCCATACATTTTGGAGTGTATGGATTCGATACCATTTGTTGAAACTCCTTTACATGTTGCTGCATTTAAGGGTCATCTCAAGTTTGCCACTGAAATTATGATGTTGAAACCTTCATTTGCTTTGAAGCTAAATCAGCAAGGATTCAGCCCGATTCATCTTGCTATGCAAAATGATCAAACGATGATGGTGTATCGCTTTGTCAACCTCAATAAAGACCTTGTTAAAGTTAGAGGGAGGGAAGGCATGACTCCACTTCATTTTGCAAGTCAAATTGGCGAGGTTGATCTTTTAGCTGAATTTCTCTTTTTGTGTCTGGAATCCATTGAGTACTTGACTGTGAGACGCGAAACTGCACTGCATATTGCTATTAAGAATCAACAATATGAGGCAATACTTATTATGACTCAAGGAGGTGTTTTCATGTTTGAATATGTTTTCCTTTTTGGTATCAACTATAGCAATACTTATTATGACTCCAAGGAGGGCAGTAGGCAAAGTGTTTGTTCCGGTGGTTTGGTTTTCCATTAG
- the LOC123883292 gene encoding uncharacterized protein LOC123883292: protein MGQILNKFQGEEWRKTQVRKITDRVFQKVRNQIKTEYLSFEDLYIAVLLVYNDINKIIPGPHFDPPSKETVRQIMQECDMNLDGAIDHEEFVDFMQKITADTFTVVSQKLIITLVVAPSVAMATKRATEGVPGVGKVVQKLPNAIYASLVTLAVVWFQKIQDESTI, encoded by the exons atgggACAAATCTTAAACAAGTTTCAAG GTGAAGAATGGAGGAAAACGCAAGTTAGGAAGATAACAGATCGAGTTTTTCAGAAAGTAAGGAATCAAATTAAAACAGAATATTTGAGTTTTGAAGATCTGTATATTGCTGTTTTACTTGTTTACAA TGATATCAACAAGATTATTCCTGGTCCCCATTTCGATCCTCCGTCAAAAGAAACTGTCAGACAAATCATGCAG GAATGTGATATGAACTTGGATGGAGCAATTGATCATGAAGAATTTGTTGATTTCATGCAGAAAATCACAGCTGATACATTCACTGTTGTTAGTCAAAAACTTATCATCACTCTAGTTGTAGCGCCGTCTGTTGCAATGGCGACAAAAAGAGCTACCGAAGGTGTCCCTGGTGTTGGAAAAGTGGTGCAAAAGCTACCAAATGCAATTTATGCATCCCTTGTTACCCTTGCAGTTGTGTGGTTCCAAAAGATACAAGATGAATCTACAATCTGA
- the LOC123883293 gene encoding hydroquinone glucosyltransferase-like: protein MEKTINIAVVPGVGYSHLVPILQFSKLLVHLHPYIHVTCLIPILGSPPSSSKAILQTLPSNINYTFLQPVHPKDLLPQVEALDFAKEFNMLSYMYYPGSATTLALSFYLPKLDEETSCEYRDLPEHIKIPGCIPFHGRDIYAPAQDRSIQAYKLLLQLVKRFHFADGVIGNSFLEIEKGPIEALAEEGSDNPPVYPVGPIISTVTSSGDDANRGLECLTWLDKQQPCSVLYVSFGSGGTLSQEQIVELAFGLESSNHKFLWVVRAPSSSSSSAAYLSNSAQNDVDVDLSQFLPPGFMERTKEQGMVIPSWAPQIQILSHKSIGGFLSHCGWNSILESVMHGVPLITWPLYAEQRMNAILPSQGLKVGIRPRVNENGIVERVEVSELIKCLMEGEESEKLCNRMKKLKENAINALKEYGSSTKTISQLAIKWRNMMQEN, encoded by the exons ATGGAGAAAACAATTAACATTGCAGTTGTTCCTGGTGTTGGGTATAGCCACTTGGTCCCTATTCTTCAATTCTCCAAGCTACTAGTTCATCTTCATCCATACATTCATGTCACATGTCTCATTCCAATACTTGGTTCTCCTCCAAGTTCCTCAAAAGCCATTCTTCAAACTCTTCCATCAAACATCAACTACACTTTTCTTCAACCAGTACACCCCAAAGACCTACTACCACAAG TTGAAGCACTAGATTTTGCTAAGGAATTCAACATGTTGTCATATATGTACTACCCCGGATCAGCTACTACACTGGCTTTGAGCTTCTATTTGCCTAAATTAGACGAGGAAACATCGTGTGAGTACAGAGATCTACCAGAACATATCAAAATACCAGGCTGCATACCGTTCCATGGTAGGGATATCTATGCCCCGGCTCAAGATAGATCAATTCAGGCTTACAAATTGTTACTCCAGCTTGTTAAAAGATTCCATTTTGCTGATGGTGTTATTGGTAATAGCTTCTTAGAAATTGAAAAAGGTCCTATAGAAGCACTAGCAGAAGAAGGAAGTGACAACCCTCCTGTGTATCCTGTTGGACCCATCATCTCGACAGTAACAAGTTCCGGTGATGATGCTAATCGCGGTCTGGAATGTCTCACATGGTTGGATAAACAACAACCTTGTTCGGTTTTGTATGTGTCTTTTGGGAGTGGTGGTACACTTTCACAAGAACAAATTGTTGAGCTGGCTTTCGGTTTAGAATCGAGTAATCATAAATTCTTGTGGGTTGTTAGAGCACCAAGTAGTAGTTCATCTAGTGCTGCATATCTTTCAAATTCGGCACAAAATGATGTTGACGTTGACCTTTCGCAATTTTTACCACCCGGGTTCATGGAGAGAACCAAGGAACAAGGAATGGTTATTCCATCATGGGCACCGCAGATTCAAATCCTTAGTCACAAATCAATTGGTGGATTCTTGAGTCATTGCGGCTGGAACTCAATCCTTGAGAGTGTGATGCATGGTGTGCCACTAATCACATGGCCTTTGTATGCTGAGCAGAGAATGAATGCAATTTTGCCGAGTCAGGGCCTAAAAGTGGGAATAAGgccaagagttaacgaaaatgGCATTGTAGAAAGGGTAGAGGTTTCTGAGTTGATCAAGTGTCTCATGGAAGGGGAAGAAAGTGAGAAATTGTGCAAtagaatgaagaagttgaaagaAAATGCTATTAATGCACTCAAAGAATATGGATCTTCTACAAAGACTATTTCTCAGTTAGCAATCAAATGGAGAAATATGATGCAGGAAAACTAG
- the LOC123883296 gene encoding 2-alkenal reductase (NADP(+)-dependent)-like, which yields MTQVRNKQVILKDYVSGFPKESDMNIVDSTITLKLPQDSNELLLKNLYLSCDPYMRILMTKDTTGGLGAHTPGSPLIGYGVSKVLESGHQDYKKGDLVWGITKWEEYSLIPATGMFKIEHTDVPLSYYTGILGMPGMTAYAGFFELGCPKKGENVFVSAASGAVGQLVGQFAKLAGCYVVGSAGTKEKVDLLKNKFGYDEAFNYKEEHDLNAALKRYFPEGIDIYFENVGGKTLDAVLLNMKIHGRIPVCGMISQYNLTRHEGVTNLAHLIYKRIHMQGFVVVDYYHLYTKFLEFVLPLIREGKVVYVEDIAEGLENGPAALIGLYNGRNVGKQVVVVAHE from the exons ATGACACAAGTGAGGAACAAGCAAGTGATTCTGAAGGACTATGTTTCTGGTTTTCCTAAAGAATCAGACATGAACATTGTTGATAGTACTATTACTCTAAAGCTTCCACAAGATTCCAATGAGTTGCTGCTAAAAAATTTGTACTTGTCATGTGATCCTTACATGCGGATCCTTATGACCAAGGACACTACTGGAGGACTTGGTGCTCACACTCCTGGTTCT CCATTGATAGGATATGGTGTGTCTAAAGTGTTGGAATCTGGACACCAAGATTATAAGAAAGGTGATTTAGTTTGGGGTATTACTAAATGGGAAGAGTATAGCTTGATTCCGGCAACTGGAATGTTCAAAATTGAGCACACTGATGTTCCACTTTCTTACTATACCGGAATTCTCG GTATGCCGGGAATGACAGCTTATGCTGGTTTCTTTGAGTTAGGCTGTCCCAAGAAAGGAGAGAATGTTTTTGTTTCAGCTGCATCTGGTGCAGTTGGTCAACTTGTTGGTCAATTCGCTAAATTGGCCGGTTGTTATGTTGTTGGAAGTGCTGGAACCAAAGAGAAA GTAGATCTGTTGAAGAATAAATTTGGATATGATGAAGCCTTTAACTACAAAGAAGAGCATGACCTTAATGCAGCATTGAAAAG GTACTTTCCAGAAGGAATTGACATTTACTTTGAGAATGTTGGAGGCAAGACACTTGATGCTGTACTCCTGAATATGAAAATCCACGGTCGCATACCTGTGTGTGGAATGATTTCACAGTATAATCTTACGCGACATGAAGGTGTCACGAATTTGGCGCATCTCATATATAAACGGATTCATATGCAAGGTTTTGTCGTAGTTGATTACTATCACCTTTATACAAAATTCTTGGAATTTGTCTTGCCTCTTATAAGAGAAGGAAAGGTTGTGTATGTGGAAGACATAGCTGAGGGTCTTGAGAATGGTCCTGCTGCATTGATTGGCTTGTATAATGGTCGCAATGTTGGTAAACAAGTGGTTGTTGTTGCTCATGAGTGA
- the LOC123883297 gene encoding 2-alkenal reductase (NADP(+)-dependent)-like isoform X1: MTQVRNKQVILKDYVSGFPKESDMNIADSTITLKLPQGSNELLLKNLYLSCDPYMRILMTKDTTAGLGAYIPGSPLIGYGVSKVMESGHQDYKKGDLVWGMTKWEEYSLVPATGMCKIEHTDVPLSHYTGILAMIGLTAYAGFFEVGTPKKGDNVFVSAAAGAVGQLVGQFAKLTGCYVVGSAGTKEKVDLLKNKFGYDEAFNYKEEHDLNAALKRYFQEGIDIYFENVGGKTLDAVLPNMRVHGRILVCGMISQYNLIQPEGITNLAHIIYKRIQMQGFIAPDYYHFYTKFLEFILPLIREGKIVYVEDIAKGLENGPKALVGLFSGHNVGKQVVFVAHE, translated from the exons ATGACACAAGTGAGGAACAAGCAAGTGATTCTGAAGGACTATGTTTCTGGTTTTCCTAAAGAATCAGACATGAACATTGCTGATAGTACCATTACTCTTAAGCTTCCACAAGGTTCCAATGAGTTGCTGCTAAAAAATTTGTACTTGTCATGTGATCCATACATGCGGATTCTGATGACCAAGGACACTACTGCAGGACTTGGTGCTTATATCCCTGGTTCT CCATTGATAGGATATGGTGTGTCTAAAGTTATGGAATCTGGACACCAAGATTATAAGAAAGGTGATTTAGTTTGGGGTATGACTAAATGGGAAGAGTATAGCTTGGTCCCTGCAACTGGAATGTGCAAAATTGAACACACTGATGTTCCACTTTCTCACTATACTGGAATTCTAG CAATGATAGGATTGACTGCTTATGCTGGTTTCTTTGAAGTAGGCACTCCAAAAAAAGGAGACAATGTTTTTGTTTCAGCTGCTGCTGGTGCAGTTGGTCAACTTGTTGGTCAATTTGCTAAACTAACAGGTTGCTATGTTGTTGGAAGTGCAGGAACTAAAGAAAAG GTGGATCTGTTGAAGAATAAATTTGGATATGATGAAGCCTTTAACTACAAAGAAGAGCATGACCTCAATGCAGCATTGAAAAG GTACTTTCAAGAAGGCATTGACATTTACTTTGAGAATGTTGGAGGCAAGACACTCGATGCTGTACTCCCGAATATGAGAGTCCATGGTCGCATACTTGTGTGTGGAATGATTTCACAGTATAATCTTATTCAACCCGAAGGTATAACAAATTTGGCACATATCATATATAAGCGGATTCAGATGCAAGGTTTTATTGCACCGGATTACTATCACTTTTATACAAAattcttggagtttattctgcCTCTAATAAGAGAAGGAAAGATTGTGTATGTAGAAGACATAGCTAAGGGACTAGAGAATGGCCCTAAAGCATTAGTTGGTCTCTTTAGTGGTCACAATGTTGGTAAACAAGTGGTTTTTGTTGCTCATGAGTGA
- the LOC123883297 gene encoding 2-alkenal reductase (NADP(+)-dependent)-like isoform X3, whose translation MTQVRNKQVILKDYVSGFPKESDMNIADSTITLKLPQGSNELLLKNLYLSCDPYMRILMTKDTTAGLGAYIPGSPLIGYGVSKVMESGHQDYKKGDLVWGMTKWEEYSLVPATGMCKIEHTDVPLSHYTGILGTPKKGDNVFVSAAAGAVGQLVGQFAKLTGCYVVGSAGTKEKVDLLKNKFGYDEAFNYKEEHDLNAALKRYFQEGIDIYFENVGGKTLDAVLPNMRVHGRILVCGMISQYNLIQPEGITNLAHIIYKRIQMQGFIAPDYYHFYTKFLEFILPLIREGKIVYVEDIAKGLENGPKALVGLFSGHNVGKQVVFVAHE comes from the exons ATGACACAAGTGAGGAACAAGCAAGTGATTCTGAAGGACTATGTTTCTGGTTTTCCTAAAGAATCAGACATGAACATTGCTGATAGTACCATTACTCTTAAGCTTCCACAAGGTTCCAATGAGTTGCTGCTAAAAAATTTGTACTTGTCATGTGATCCATACATGCGGATTCTGATGACCAAGGACACTACTGCAGGACTTGGTGCTTATATCCCTGGTTCT CCATTGATAGGATATGGTGTGTCTAAAGTTATGGAATCTGGACACCAAGATTATAAGAAAGGTGATTTAGTTTGGGGTATGACTAAATGGGAAGAGTATAGCTTGGTCCCTGCAACTGGAATGTGCAAAATTGAACACACTGATGTTCCACTTTCTCACTATACTGGAATTCTAG GCACTCCAAAAAAAGGAGACAATGTTTTTGTTTCAGCTGCTGCTGGTGCAGTTGGTCAACTTGTTGGTCAATTTGCTAAACTAACAGGTTGCTATGTTGTTGGAAGTGCAGGAACTAAAGAAAAG GTGGATCTGTTGAAGAATAAATTTGGATATGATGAAGCCTTTAACTACAAAGAAGAGCATGACCTCAATGCAGCATTGAAAAG GTACTTTCAAGAAGGCATTGACATTTACTTTGAGAATGTTGGAGGCAAGACACTCGATGCTGTACTCCCGAATATGAGAGTCCATGGTCGCATACTTGTGTGTGGAATGATTTCACAGTATAATCTTATTCAACCCGAAGGTATAACAAATTTGGCACATATCATATATAAGCGGATTCAGATGCAAGGTTTTATTGCACCGGATTACTATCACTTTTATACAAAattcttggagtttattctgcCTCTAATAAGAGAAGGAAAGATTGTGTATGTAGAAGACATAGCTAAGGGACTAGAGAATGGCCCTAAAGCATTAGTTGGTCTCTTTAGTGGTCACAATGTTGGTAAACAAGTGGTTTTTGTTGCTCATGAGTGA